The following coding sequences are from one Salmo trutta chromosome 36, fSalTru1.1, whole genome shotgun sequence window:
- the LOC115175758 gene encoding potassium voltage-gated channel subfamily G member 2: protein MYQEVAFLAGSTEKEFTPFHFPLENQQEVVTKKGVFFKRQRLLRRPNEAQEENDLSAVINVGGIRYRIPWSVLEEFPLTRLGRLRSCSSLDEIMEVCDDYDDGRQEFFFDRSPSAFRTIVTFLAAGRLRLLREMCALSFQEELVYWGLEDTRLEWCCLRKLRIRQQELKEQLRMEEEEAELTTTLTPQSCEDGLGPPGAGGEEEESRTAGCMRRLHDMVENPQSGLPGKIFAFLSVVFVAITAVTLCISTMPDLREEEERGECSQRCYNIFVLETVCVAWFSLEFLLRFIQTPSKCVFLKTPLNIIDVVAILPYYITLIVDSLSEGGEKPSGGNNYLEKVGLVLRVLRALRIFYVMRLARHSLGLQTLGLTVRRCTREFGLLLLFLCVAMALFSPLVFLAESEMGAKYDFTSIPGTYWWAVISMTTVGYGDMVPRSIPGQVVALSSILSGILLMAFPVTSIFHTFSRAYLELKEEQNRTLRQKPDFQDSTKSQNSEDSAETDSYHGITEAAASALRKKSIAIASQRRAMQTQD, encoded by the exons ATGTACCAGGAGGTGGCCTTCCTAGCGGGCAGCACGGAAAAAGAGTTCACGCCCTTCCACTTCCCCCTGGAGAACCAGCAGGAGGTGGTCACTAAGAAGGGTGTGTTCTTTAAACGTCAACGACTGCTGCGGAGGCCCAATGAGGCGCAGGAGGAGAACGACCTGTCAGCCGTCATCAATGTAGGCGGGATCAG GTACCGTATCCCCTGGTCCGTTCTGGAGGAGTTCCCTCTGACGCGGCTGGGCCGGCTGAGGAGCTGCAGCTCATTGGATGAGATCATGGAGGTGTGTGACGACTACGACGACGGGCGCCAGGAGTTCTTCTTCGACCGCAGCCCATCTGCGTTCCGCACCATTGTGACGTTCCTGGCGGCAGGGCGGCTCCGACTGCTGAGGGAGATGTGTGCCCTGTCCTTCCAGGAGGAGCTTGTCTACTGGGGCCTGGAGGACACCAGGCTGGAGTGGTGCTGCCTCAGGAAGCTACGCATCAGACAGCAGGAGCTCAAGGAGCAGctgaggatggaggaggaggaagcagaGCTCACCACCACCCTGACCCCCCAGAGCTGTGAGGATGGGCTTGGGCCCCCCGGGgcggggggggaggaggaggagagccgCACGGCGGGGTGTATGCGCAGGCTCCACGACATGGTAGAGAACCCTCAATCTGGACTTCCTGGGAAGATCTTTGCCTTTCTGTCGGTGGTGTTTGTGGCCATCACCGCGGTAACACTCTGCATCAGTACCATGCCTGAcctcagggaggaggaggagagg GGTGAGTGTTCTCAGAGGTGCTACAATATCTTTGTCCTGGAGACGGTGTGTGTGGCCTGGTTCTCTCTGGAGTTCCTGCTGCGCTTCATCCAGACGCCGAGCAAGTGTGTGTTCCTGAAGACGCCCCTCAACATCATCGACGTGGTGGCCATCCTGCCCTACTACATTACCTTGATCGTAGACTCTCTGTCTGAGGGAGGGGAGAAGCCCAGCGGCGGGAACAACTACCTGGAGAAGGTGGGCCTGGTGCTGCGGGTACTCCGGGCCCTGAGGATCTTCTACGTGATGCGTCTGGCGCGCCACTCCCTGGGGCTGCAGACCTTAGGCCTGACGGTCCGACGCTGCACCCGCGAGTTCggcctcctcctccttttcctgtgtGTTGCCATGGCACTTTTCTCCCCTCTGGTGTTCCTGGCGGAGAGCGAGATGGGCGCCAAGTATGACTTCACCAGCATCCCTGGCACCTACTGGTGGGCGGTGATCTCCATGACAACGGTGGGGTACGGGGACATGGTGCCGCGGAGCATCCCGGGTCAGGTGGTGGCGCTCAGCAGCATCCTCAGTGGGATCCTCCTGATGGCGTTCCCCGTCACCTCCATCTTCCACACGTTCTCCCGGGCCTACCTGGAGCTGAAGGAGGAGCAGAACAGAACGCTGAGACAGAAACCAGACTTCCAGGACTCCACCAAGTCTCAGAACAGCGAGGACTCGGCCGAGACCGACAGTTATCATGGCATCACTGAGGCCGCCGCCTCCGCATTACGCAAGAAGTCCATCGCCATTGCGTCACAGAGGAGGGCCATGCAGACTcaagactga